One Ricinus communis isolate WT05 ecotype wild-type chromosome 2, ASM1957865v1, whole genome shotgun sequence DNA segment encodes these proteins:
- the LOC8277768 gene encoding aspartic proteinase Asp1 isoform X2: protein MTDRFRKMEKKRKRRRFSSLLMQSTFFIVLAATFEGSFSAASQRCTLKKSTQHSCFGSSLVLPVFGNVYPLGYYSVSLYIGNPPKLFELDIDTGSDLTWVQCDAPCTGCTKPLHHLYKPRNNLLSCIDPLCSAVQNSGTYQCQSATDQCDYEIQYADEGSSLGVLVTDYFPLRLMNGSFLRPKMTFGCGYDQKSPGPVAPPPTTGVLGLGNGKTSIISQLQALGVMGNVIGHCLSRKGGGFLFFGQDPVPSFGISWAPMSQKSLDKYYASGPAELLYGGKPTGTKAEEFIFDSGSSYTYFNAQVYQSTLNLIRKELSGKPLRDAPEEKALAICWKGTKRFKSVNEVKSYFKPFALSFTKAKSVQLQIPPEDYLIVTNDGNVCLGILNGSEVGLGNFNVIGDNLFQDKLVIYDSDKHQIGWIPANCDRLPNLDRYYNEGYCQPYEPGYGFTEKQCQVQQGDKHRERCSKE from the exons ATGACAGATAGATTcaggaaaatggaaaagaaaagaaaaaggagaagatTCTCATCATTGCTTATGCAATCAACTTTCTTTATAGTATTGGCTGCAACTTTTGAGGGCTCTTTTTCAGCGGCTAGTCAACGATGCACCCTAAAAAAGTCAACCCAGCATAGCTGTTTTGGTTCTTCTCTTGTGCTTCCAGTTTTTGGCAATGTTTATCCACTTGg GTACTATTCTGTGTCCCTTTATATAGGCAATCCCCCCAAGCTTTTTGAGTTAGATATTGACACTGGCAGTGATCTAACTTGGGTCCAATGCGATGCACCTTGTACTGGCTGCACAAAG CCTCTTCATCACCTTTACAAGCCAAGAAACAATTTACTATCTTGTATAGACCCCCTGTGCAGCGCCGTCCAAAACTCAGGAACCTACCAGTGTCAGTCTGCTACTGATCAATGTGACTATGAGATCCAATATGCTGATGAAGGTTCATCTCTTGGTGTGCTGGTCACAGACTACTTTCCCCTAAGATTAATGAATGGCTCGTTCCTCAGACCTAAAATGACCTTTGG CTGTGGATATGATCAAAAGAGTCCTGGTCCAGTAGCTCCTCCTCCAACAACAGGAGTCCTTGGCCTTGGCAATGGCAAAACAAGCATCATCTCACAATTACAAGCTCTAGGTGTAATGGGAAATGTAATTGGCCACTGTTTGAGCAGGAAGGGTGGAGGATTTTTATTCTTTGGACAAGATCCCGTGCCTTCTTTCGGTATCAGTTGGGCACCAATGTCGCAAAAGTCCCTGGA CAAATATTATGCTTCCGGACCGGCAGAACTTCTTTATGGTGGAAAGCCTACTGGAACAAAGGCAGAAGAATTCATTTTTGACAGTGGTAGCTCCTACACTTACTTCAATGCCCAAGTTTATCAAAGTACACTGAATCTG ATTAGGAAGGAGCTATCTGGAAAACCGTTGAGAGATGCACCAGAGGAGAAGGCCCTCGCTATCTGCTGGAAAGGTACAAAACGATTCAAATCTGTTAATGAGGTAAAGAGCTACTTTAAGCCCTTTGCACTAAGCTTTACAAAAGCAAAGAGCGTTCAGCTGCAGATACCACCAGAAGATTATCTTATTGTTACG AATGATGGAAATGTGTGCTTGGGGATTCTAAATGGCAGCGAAGTAGGACTCGGGAACTTCAATGTAATTGGAG ACAACCTTTTCCAAGATAAATTGGTGATTTATGACAGCGATAAGCATCAGATCGGCTGGATTCCTGCAAACTGTGACAGACTTCCCAA TTTGGACCGATACTATAATGAAGGTTATTGTCAGCCTTATGAACCCGGCTACGGCTTCACAGAAAAGCAATGTCAAGTCCAACAAGGTGATAAACACAGGGAACGTTGCAGCAAAGAATAA
- the LOC8277768 gene encoding aspartic proteinase Asp1 isoform X1, producing the protein MTDRFRKMEKKRKRRRFSSLLMQSTFFIVLAATFEGSFSAASQRCTLKKSTQHSCFGSSLVLPVFGNVYPLGYYSVSLYIGNPPKLFELDIDTGSDLTWVQCDAPCTGCTKPLHHLYKPRNNLLSCIDPLCSAVQNSGTYQCQSATDQCDYEIQYADEGSSLGVLVTDYFPLRLMNGSFLRPKMTFGLKESDLHQSCGYDQKSPGPVAPPPTTGVLGLGNGKTSIISQLQALGVMGNVIGHCLSRKGGGFLFFGQDPVPSFGISWAPMSQKSLDKYYASGPAELLYGGKPTGTKAEEFIFDSGSSYTYFNAQVYQSTLNLIRKELSGKPLRDAPEEKALAICWKGTKRFKSVNEVKSYFKPFALSFTKAKSVQLQIPPEDYLIVTNDGNVCLGILNGSEVGLGNFNVIGDNLFQDKLVIYDSDKHQIGWIPANCDRLPNLDRYYNEGYCQPYEPGYGFTEKQCQVQQGDKHRERCSKE; encoded by the exons ATGACAGATAGATTcaggaaaatggaaaagaaaagaaaaaggagaagatTCTCATCATTGCTTATGCAATCAACTTTCTTTATAGTATTGGCTGCAACTTTTGAGGGCTCTTTTTCAGCGGCTAGTCAACGATGCACCCTAAAAAAGTCAACCCAGCATAGCTGTTTTGGTTCTTCTCTTGTGCTTCCAGTTTTTGGCAATGTTTATCCACTTGg GTACTATTCTGTGTCCCTTTATATAGGCAATCCCCCCAAGCTTTTTGAGTTAGATATTGACACTGGCAGTGATCTAACTTGGGTCCAATGCGATGCACCTTGTACTGGCTGCACAAAG CCTCTTCATCACCTTTACAAGCCAAGAAACAATTTACTATCTTGTATAGACCCCCTGTGCAGCGCCGTCCAAAACTCAGGAACCTACCAGTGTCAGTCTGCTACTGATCAATGTGACTATGAGATCCAATATGCTGATGAAGGTTCATCTCTTGGTGTGCTGGTCACAGACTACTTTCCCCTAAGATTAATGAATGGCTCGTTCCTCAGACCTAAAATGACCTTTGG CTTAAAAGAATCAGACCTTCATCAAAG CTGTGGATATGATCAAAAGAGTCCTGGTCCAGTAGCTCCTCCTCCAACAACAGGAGTCCTTGGCCTTGGCAATGGCAAAACAAGCATCATCTCACAATTACAAGCTCTAGGTGTAATGGGAAATGTAATTGGCCACTGTTTGAGCAGGAAGGGTGGAGGATTTTTATTCTTTGGACAAGATCCCGTGCCTTCTTTCGGTATCAGTTGGGCACCAATGTCGCAAAAGTCCCTGGA CAAATATTATGCTTCCGGACCGGCAGAACTTCTTTATGGTGGAAAGCCTACTGGAACAAAGGCAGAAGAATTCATTTTTGACAGTGGTAGCTCCTACACTTACTTCAATGCCCAAGTTTATCAAAGTACACTGAATCTG ATTAGGAAGGAGCTATCTGGAAAACCGTTGAGAGATGCACCAGAGGAGAAGGCCCTCGCTATCTGCTGGAAAGGTACAAAACGATTCAAATCTGTTAATGAGGTAAAGAGCTACTTTAAGCCCTTTGCACTAAGCTTTACAAAAGCAAAGAGCGTTCAGCTGCAGATACCACCAGAAGATTATCTTATTGTTACG AATGATGGAAATGTGTGCTTGGGGATTCTAAATGGCAGCGAAGTAGGACTCGGGAACTTCAATGTAATTGGAG ACAACCTTTTCCAAGATAAATTGGTGATTTATGACAGCGATAAGCATCAGATCGGCTGGATTCCTGCAAACTGTGACAGACTTCCCAA TTTGGACCGATACTATAATGAAGGTTATTGTCAGCCTTATGAACCCGGCTACGGCTTCACAGAAAAGCAATGTCAAGTCCAACAAGGTGATAAACACAGGGAACGTTGCAGCAAAGAATAA